TTGGATCCGGAAACTCCGCGATGACGCAGCTCCCCACCCCGATCACAGAAAGCTACGCGCAGTCGACTTCCTTCTACATCCCTCAACAGACGATCGTCAGACCAACTCCGACAAGGCACAGCAGCTACCCCTCCATGCCGACAAGCAATTCCACTGGCTCCTCTACGGCTTCGAACGCAACGGGCACTCCTCAACACCAGAGAACATGGCAGCCGCCCACCGGGACCCCCACCGGGCCCTCTTCCTacgggcagcagcagcaacaaTCCCCTTCTTTCATGACATCTACGGGCGCAGGCAAGTTGGtaaacagcggtaaaaacTACATTCTGGGTGGCCACAACAGGGCAGTTAACAATAGCAGGTCGCAAAGCATACACGTCGATGAGTTTGAAAAGATGCAGATATAAACCACACTATGTAACACTTGAGACACTAAGATGCGCCCTTAGCTATCGCGATATTTAGACCATTCAATGAAGCACATTAGAACAGCTATCCCGACGTCACTATACACCTCGTTGATTTGGAAACGTGTATTATTACTGCATGAGCCATTAAGATACAACCTCTGTACCGTATTAGCTCTTAAAGTTCACCCATATCGCATATATACTGAAACAGCATATAGCTTGGGGAAGTTATTAAAAGTATATAACGTTAATGATGACTTCAACATAAAAAGAAACGAAGGCGGTTTACCAAAATTTTCGCTGCAGCTGGTAGAGCCATCGGGCTCATCGCATAGACATAATGAGATATCCATAGTCAGTAACTCCTGACATATATACCCCATGGTGTTAAAGTCTACATCTGCCAGTGATATCTCTGTATATCAAGTTTCCGGCACCAATGTATCCAGATCGCTGCCGGACTGGATAGCGAAGAAGCGCAAGCGCTCGCTGAAGAACGACCTGGAATGGCAAAATAGAGTCGAGCTAATACAGGATTTCGAGTTCAGTGAAGCGTCCAACAAGATCAAGGTGTCGCCCGATGGGCAGTACGCGATGGCAACGGGCACTTATAAGCCGCAGATCCACGTATACGACTTTGCAAACCTGTCGATGAAGTTCGAGAGGCACACGGACGCCGAAAACGTGGACTTCGTGATCCTGTCGGATGACTGGACCAAAAGTGTGCATCTGCAGAACGACCGGAGCATACAGTTTCAGAACAAGGGTGGAATCCACTACACGACGCGGATTCCGAAGTTTGGACGGAGCTTGTGTTACAACAAGGTCAACTGCGACTTGTACGTCGGTGCCTCCGGCGATGAACTTTACCGACTGAACCTCGAGCAGGGCCGCTTCCTGAACCCATTCAGGCTTGAGGGCGAGGGCGTGAACCACGTCAGCATATCTGACACAAATGGGCTGTTATCTGTCAGTATGGAGAGCAACGTGGTCGAATTTTGGGATCCGCGCGCGCGTACCCGCGTCACCTCCCTGCACTTGGAGAACCAGCTTGATTCTGCTCCATTCCAGGTAACTACCAGCAGCTTCAGAGGCGACGGACTCAACTTTGCATGCGGCACCTCCAGCGGCTACACCTACTTATATGATCTTCGTATGTCAGATCCTTTGATGATGAAAGATCAGGGCTACGGTTTTGAAATTAAGAAGATCATTTGGCTAGACAATGTCGGATCAGACAACGATGCTAATAAACTATTGACGTGCGACAAACGTATTGCGAAAATATGGGACAGGAACACCGGCACGCCTTACACATCCATGGAACCAAATGTTGATATCAACGATATAGAGCACGTTCCGGGCACGGGCCTCTTTTTCACAGCCAACGAAGGGATTCCTATGCATACCTATTATATCCCTGCGCTAGGGCCAGCGCCAAAATGGTGTTCTTTCTTGGATTCGATCACAGAAGAGCTTGAGGAGAAGCCTAGCGACACTGTCTACTCTAATTACAGATTTATTACGAAGGAAGATGTCAGGAAATTGAATCTGGCGCATCTCATTGGCTCCAAAGTTTTGCGGGCATATATGCATGGTTATTTCATTAATACAGAGCTGTACGATAAGGTTTGTCTGATTGCGAATCCAAACACCTACAGAGATGAGCGCGAGCGTGAAATCAGACGGAGAATCGAAAAAGAACGCGAGTCTCGGATCAGAACGTCCGGCGCCGTCACAAAGGCCAAGGTCAAGGTTAACAAGGGTCTTGTTGATAAGCTGGCAGAGAAG
This is a stretch of genomic DNA from Eremothecium gossypii ATCC 10895 chromosome VI, complete sequence. It encodes these proteins:
- the ENP2 gene encoding ribosome biosynthesis protein ENP2 (Syntenic homolog of Saccharomyces cerevisiae YGR145W (ENP2)) — encoded protein: MVLKSTSASDISVYQVSGTNVSRSLPDWIAKKRKRSLKNDLEWQNRVELIQDFEFSEASNKIKVSPDGQYAMATGTYKPQIHVYDFANLSMKFERHTDAENVDFVILSDDWTKSVHLQNDRSIQFQNKGGIHYTTRIPKFGRSLCYNKVNCDLYVGASGDELYRLNLEQGRFLNPFRLEGEGVNHVSISDTNGLLSVSMESNVVEFWDPRARTRVTSLHLENQLDSAPFQVTTSSFRGDGLNFACGTSSGYTYLYDLRMSDPLMMKDQGYGFEIKKIIWLDNVGSDNDANKLLTCDKRIAKIWDRNTGTPYTSMEPNVDINDIEHVPGTGLFFTANEGIPMHTYYIPALGPAPKWCSFLDSITEELEEKPSDTVYSNYRFITKEDVRKLNLAHLIGSKVLRAYMHGYFINTELYDKVCLIANPNTYRDEREREIRRRIEKERESRIRTSGAVTKAKVKVNKGLVDKLAEKRGGQAAEKILEDERFKEMFEDEDFLVDEDDYDYKQLNPVKSARETDAGAAKRIRALTAAEESDEERIAMRDGHDSDSEESSDSDDSGSDEEPDDATRKKVAKQVATLQRRRKEKQEESKFLNQLSVGTAEEHSSAARETTFDAQLQQMRQQEAGNSSDTILRRNNRGEAELTFIPKKKEKKKRVDFADDTDAHSDAKNGRSRPRMEGRRRASKNVFRGM